A window of the Megalopta genalis isolate 19385.01 chromosome 2, iyMegGena1_principal, whole genome shotgun sequence genome harbors these coding sequences:
- the LOC117220530 gene encoding ribosome biogenesis protein WDR12 homolog, which translates to MPCAITTCLALLCSEMAQIVDNNNPVFIIYDIGNQSDHGYATVENDPSPVPGPSTLQQKAPNPDFGNCSESGNTTSMDPTLKKTYRRQRFHSKWFCDAALGTWVQPVDQDFYKAKCIACRTILVAGRSQLLKHSNTTLHKENMIKAQEEGKLQELKTLDDLPISKFQKDVKSYASVVKKRLKSLSLVSETNVERVITILCKKIDELEQELAKDRIGPPTGIEFENVDKNVSTKEITNVEPESHSYLVHNDWVSAFAVCEKWIVTACDDNTLHIWTYKGTHYFKTPGLHTALITALAWISRTKNAASFVSTSVDETARIWSWNITENSVECILVCRGHKYGLETVSVNYNKTIMATAGQDRTVKLWSTSSQNENEDGESTSGRETRVPKRTMEGHEDIISSLVWSDDTEIITCSRDHRIIIWDTELGEIKHELIGHDRFFDIDYSPLCRFVITASYGRHIRLYDPRYTEGTLLKTLFTSPSQTQRVLSVRWSPVNEYLFISAGDSMQVWDTRNTKAPLFDLFGNESSLSYCDWLNPKYMVFGGKEKVVRIFQSKQVHC; encoded by the exons ATGCCATGTGCCATAACGACTTGTTTAGCGTTATTATGTTCTGAAATGGCTCAAATAGTAGATAATAACAATCCCGTTTTCATAATTTATGATATAGGTAATCAATCAG ATCACGGTTATGCTACCGTGGAGAATGATCCATCTCCAGTGCCAGGTCCGAGCACTCTCCAACAGAAAGCACCTAATCCAGATTTTGGCAATTGTAGCGAATCAG GAAATACTACCAGTATGGACCCGACCCTGAAGAAAACATATAGGAGGCAAAGATTTCACAGTAAATGGTTCTGTGATGCTGCACTTGGTACATGGGTACAACCAGTGGATCAAGATTTTTATAAAGCTAAGTGCATCGCGTGCCGTACAATTCTTGTGGCTGGAAGAAGCCAGTTATTGAAACATAGCAATACTACCCTACACAAAGAAAATATGATTAAAGCCCAAGAAGAAGGGAAACTACAGGAATTGAAAACATTAGATGATTTGCCTATTTCTAAATTTCAAAAAGATGTCAAATCATATGCTTCAGTGGTGAAGAAACGGCTAAAAAGTTTGAGTCTTGTATCAGAGACAAATGTGGAACGTGTGATCACTATATTATGTAAGAAAATTGATGAACTCGAGCAAGAACTAGCAAAAGATAGGATTGGTCCACCTACGGGAATTGAATTTGAAAATGttgataaaaatgtttctacgaAAGAAATAACGAATGTTGAACCAGAATCTCACAGCTATCTTGTACATAATGATTGGGTATCCGCTTTTGCAGTTTGCGAAAAAtg GATAGTAACTGCTTGTGATGATAATACATTGCATATTTGGACATATAAAGGAACACATTATTTCAAAACTCCTGGATTGCACACGGCGCTCATAACGGCTCTAGCGTGGATATCGCGGACTAAAAACGCTGCTAGTTTTGTTAG TACGTCGGTGGACGAAACGGCTAGGATATGGTCCTGGAATATCACGGAGAATTCTGTGGAGTGTATACTTGTATGCAGAGGACACAAATATGGACTTGAAACGGTCAGCGTTAATTACAACAAGACTATTATGGCTACAGCAGGACAGGATCGCACGGTAAAACTTTGGTCTACAT CCAGTCAAAATGAAAACGAAGACGGCGAATCTACGTCGGGACGTGAAACAAGA GTACCCAAAAGAACAATGGAAGGTCATGAAGACATTATCAGCAGTTTAGTGTGGTCGGACGATACTGAAATTATAACGTGCTCGCGTGACCACAGGATAATAATATGGGATACGGAATTAGGTGAAATTAAACACGAGCTTATTGGTCACGACAGGTTTTTTGACATAGATTATTCACCTTTATGCCGCTTTGTAATAACAGCATCGTACGGCAGGCACATTAGATTGTACGACCCGAGATACACAG AGGGCACACTTTTAAAAACATTATTCACTTCTCCTTCTCAGACGCAACGAGTTCTGTCTGTTAGGTGGTCACCCGTGAatgagtatttatttatttcagcaGGTGATAGCATGCAAGTTTGGGACACCAGAAA CACGAAAGCACCATTATTTGACCTATTCGGAAACGAATCCTCATTGTCATACTGCGATTGGTTGAATCCAAAATATATGGTATTTGGAGGCAAAGAGAAAGTCGTAAGAATATTTCAATCAAAACAAGTTCATTGTTAA